A genome region from Bacteroidia bacterium includes the following:
- a CDS encoding outer membrane lipoprotein carrier protein LolA: MISRNIFLAILTFLYINGFSQTGFVAMKNPEAFKAKLKEVSKITNSIESDFTQSKNLSILAKPISSKGKFCYKKENKVRWEYTEPYTYLIVIQGTKIFIKDKSNQKQYDTQSNKMFQELNNFLVGCINGDILNKTSDFKIEFKESDNQYYVILVPVATKMKQMINEIHIYFDRKDYSVTKLKMVEQGGDNTIIDFFNKKLNGNISDEKFNFN, encoded by the coding sequence ATGATTAGTAGAAATATATTCTTAGCCATTCTCACTTTTCTTTATATAAATGGTTTTTCGCAAACCGGTTTTGTTGCAATGAAAAATCCTGAAGCCTTTAAAGCAAAGCTTAAAGAGGTTTCTAAAATCACCAATTCAATTGAAAGTGATTTTACACAGTCAAAAAATTTAAGCATTTTAGCAAAACCAATTTCATCAAAAGGAAAATTCTGTTACAAGAAAGAAAATAAAGTTCGTTGGGAATATACTGAACCATATACTTATTTGATAGTAATACAAGGAACAAAAATCTTTATAAAAGACAAAAGCAATCAAAAGCAATACGATACACAGTCAAATAAAATGTTTCAGGAATTAAATAATTTTTTGGTTGGATGCATTAATGGTGATATTTTAAATAAAACCAGTGATTTTAAAATTGAATTTAAAGAGAGCGATAATCAGTATTATGTAATCTTAGTGCCTGTTGCAACAAAGATGAAACAGATGATAAATGAGATTCATATTTATTTCGACAGAAAGGATTATTCTGTAACAAAATTAAAAATGGTTGAGCAGGGGGGGGATAATACTATAATTGATTTCTTTAATAAAAAACTGAACGGAAATATTTCTGATGAGAAATTTAATTTTAATTAG
- a CDS encoding acyl carrier protein, translating into MDELIEKLKVEIIEALNLEEITPSDIDANAPLFIDGLGLDSIDALELIVLIEKKYGYKIQTAEEGKTVLYSVKTMAEFITNRQKS; encoded by the coding sequence ATGGACGAATTAATTGAAAAACTTAAGGTAGAAATAATTGAAGCATTAAATCTTGAAGAAATAACACCTTCTGATATTGATGCAAATGCTCCTTTATTTATTGATGGTTTGGGGTTAGACTCAATCGATGCTTTAGAACTTATTGTGTTAATTGAAAAGAAATACGGTTATAAAATTCAAACCGCTGAAGAAGGAAAAACAGTTCTATATTCTGTAAAAACAATGGCAGAATTTATAACAAATCGCCAAAAATCATAA
- a CDS encoding acyl-CoA thioesterase, translated as MSVISKTKIFEVETEFLVRFSEVDSMRVVWHGNYLKYLEDGREAFGRKYGLGYMDFFDNGMVTPLVSVECKFKRPLFYGDTGIISTRYIDTDAAKLVFEYTIYNKNTREVLSTARTIQVFLNTDRELLLTFPEFFINWKKKVGLISNNI; from the coding sequence ATGTCAGTTATATCTAAAACAAAAATATTTGAAGTTGAGACAGAATTTCTTGTGAGATTTAGTGAGGTTGATTCTATGCGTGTAGTCTGGCATGGTAACTATTTAAAATATCTTGAAGACGGACGTGAAGCTTTTGGAAGAAAATATGGTTTAGGTTACATGGATTTTTTTGACAATGGTATGGTTACTCCATTGGTTTCTGTAGAATGCAAATTTAAACGTCCGCTTTTTTATGGTGATACAGGAATAATTTCTACAAGATATATTGATACCGATGCTGCAAAATTAGTTTTTGAGTACACAATTTATAACAAAAATACAAGAGAAGTTCTTTCTACTGCAAGAACTATTCAGGTTTTTTTAAATACCGACAGAGAATTACTTTTAACATTTCCCGAATTTTTTATTAACTGGAAAAAGAAAGTGGGATTGATTTCTAACAATATATAA
- a CDS encoding beta-ketoacyl-[acyl-carrier-protein] synthase family protein: MVTRIFITGTGVISSIGNNEKEVFDCVKTGRSGIGISKSLQSVYRNEIPVGEVILNNKELSDLAGIDNKLPNSRTALLGVIAAKEAVVNAGISNINEFKTGLISSTSVGGMDRSEVFYKEFYKDKTKGRLKDIAAHDCGESTQKIASVLKLNGYYTTISTACSSAANAIMLGARLIRNGYADRIIAGGTDALSLFTINGFNSLLILDRSFCRPFDETRSGLNIGEGAGYVVLESEDCLKKTGKKAMAELTGYGNACDAFHQTASSPEGDGAYLAITKAFSSGVIKPEMIDYINVHGTGTPNNDLSEGMALQKVFNNKVPHFSSTKSATGHTLGASGGIEAVLSIMAIKNKIIFPSLNFKEQMKELTICPVKQIIENAQVNHVLSNSFGFGGNNTSLIFSAV, from the coding sequence GTGGTAACCAGAATATTTATTACCGGAACAGGAGTAATTTCTTCTATTGGTAACAACGAGAAGGAAGTTTTCGACTGTGTTAAAACAGGTCGTTCAGGGATAGGCATTTCAAAATCTTTGCAATCTGTTTATCGCAATGAAATTCCGGTTGGTGAGGTAATTCTTAATAATAAAGAACTTTCTGATTTGGCTGGCATTGATAACAAATTGCCTAATTCGCGAACTGCATTGTTGGGTGTAATTGCAGCAAAAGAAGCTGTTGTTAATGCAGGCATTTCAAATATAAATGAATTTAAAACAGGACTTATTTCTTCAACATCAGTTGGTGGAATGGATAGAAGTGAGGTTTTTTATAAAGAATTCTATAAGGATAAAACAAAGGGGAGGCTTAAAGATATCGCTGCTCATGATTGTGGAGAAAGTACTCAAAAAATTGCAAGTGTACTTAAGTTAAATGGTTATTATACAACAATAAGCACAGCCTGCTCATCTGCTGCAAATGCTATTATGCTTGGTGCAAGGTTAATCCGCAATGGTTATGCAGACAGAATAATTGCTGGGGGTACAGATGCATTAAGTCTTTTTACAATTAACGGATTTAATTCATTATTAATTCTGGATCGAAGTTTTTGTCGTCCTTTTGATGAAACAAGAAGTGGTTTGAATATAGGAGAGGGAGCAGGATATGTTGTTTTAGAATCTGAAGACTGCCTTAAAAAGACAGGGAAAAAAGCAATGGCAGAACTAACCGGATATGGCAATGCATGTGATGCTTTCCACCAGACAGCCTCATCACCCGAAGGCGATGGCGCATATCTTGCAATTACAAAAGCTTTTTCATCAGGTGTGATTAAGCCCGAGATGATTGATTATATTAACGTGCACGGAACAGGAACTCCAAATAATGACTTGTCTGAAGGAATGGCATTACAAAAAGTTTTTAATAACAAGGTTCCGCATTTTAGTTCTACTAAATCCGCTACTGGTCATACGCTTGGTGCTTCTGGAGGAATTGAAGCTGTATTAAGTATAATGGCAATTAAAAATAAAATTATTTTTCCTTCTTTGAACTTTAAAGAGCAAATGAAGGAATTAACAATATGTCCTGTAAAGCAAATAATAGAAAATGCTCAGGTAAACCACGTACTGTCAAATTCATTTGGTTTTGGTGGTAACAATACTTCATTAATTTTTTCGGCAGTATAA
- a CDS encoding deoxyribodipyrimidine photo-lyase: MQKVNVFWFRRDLRLNDNHGLYQALKDNNAVLPVFIFDKKILSKLSEKKDKRITFIYHTLEKLCKDLIEQGSSLYIAIDEPLQVFEKICKEYTVNAIYANNDYEPYSIERDQEISEFLKAKNILFHTLKDQVIFEKSEVMKSDNSPYTIFTPYSKIWKQKLIKENVKAFPSEKLLNKFIKIKAFKFPSIKEVGFEKVIIDFPSIKIDETIIINYHKTRNIPSVNGTSMQSVHLRFGTVSIRELVMRALKLNEQWLNELIWREFFMMILYHYPYVVTKCFKKKYENILWRNNEKEFESWCKGETGYPIVDAGMRELNETGFMHNRVRMIVASFLTKHLLIDWRWGEAYFAEKSLDFELSSNNGNWQWAAGCGCDAAPYFRVFNPTEQMRKYDSEMLYIKKWIKNYKPDYITKIVEHDFARKRVLEVFRNALTN; the protein is encoded by the coding sequence ATGCAGAAAGTTAATGTATTTTGGTTTCGCAGAGATTTACGTTTAAATGATAATCATGGTTTGTATCAGGCATTGAAAGATAACAATGCTGTATTACCTGTTTTTATTTTCGACAAAAAGATTCTTTCTAAGCTTTCAGAAAAAAAAGATAAAAGGATTACGTTTATATATCATACTTTAGAAAAGTTATGTAAGGATTTAATAGAACAGGGCTCTTCTCTTTATATAGCAATTGATGAACCATTACAGGTATTTGAAAAAATTTGCAAAGAATACACTGTTAATGCAATATACGCTAATAATGATTATGAACCTTATTCAATTGAAAGAGATCAGGAGATTTCTGAATTTTTAAAAGCAAAAAATATTTTATTTCATACTTTAAAAGATCAGGTTATTTTTGAGAAATCGGAAGTAATGAAATCAGATAATAGCCCATACACTATATTTACACCCTACTCTAAAATATGGAAACAAAAACTTATAAAAGAAAATGTAAAAGCCTTCCCATCTGAGAAATTGTTAAACAAGTTTATTAAAATAAAAGCATTTAAGTTTCCATCAATAAAAGAAGTTGGATTTGAGAAGGTAATTATAGATTTTCCTTCAATAAAAATTGATGAAACAATTATTATTAATTATCATAAAACCAGAAATATTCCATCTGTAAACGGTACAAGTATGCAAAGTGTTCATTTACGGTTTGGGACAGTTAGTATTAGAGAACTTGTTATGAGAGCTTTAAAATTAAACGAGCAATGGCTAAATGAGTTAATCTGGAGAGAGTTTTTTATGATGATACTTTATCATTATCCTTATGTTGTAACAAAGTGCTTTAAGAAAAAATACGAGAATATTTTATGGCGAAATAACGAAAAAGAATTCGAATCCTGGTGTAAGGGTGAAACTGGTTATCCTATTGTTGATGCTGGTATGAGGGAGCTTAACGAAACAGGTTTTATGCATAACAGAGTAAGAATGATTGTTGCAAGTTTTTTAACAAAGCATTTATTAATTGATTGGCGTTGGGGAGAGGCATATTTTGCAGAAAAATCACTTGATTTTGAATTGTCATCTAATAATGGAAATTGGCAGTGGGCTGCAGGGTGTGGTTGCGATGCTGCACCTTATTTTAGAGTGTTTAATCCTACTGAACAAATGCGAAAATATGATAGTGAAATGCTTTATATTAAAAAATGGATCAAGAATTATAAACCAGATTACATAACAAAGATTGTCGAACATGATTTTGCAAGAAAAAGAGTTTTAGAAGTTTTCCGAAATGCGTTAACAAATTAA
- a CDS encoding SPFH domain-containing protein translates to MENISQIVIYVLIALGVLIFFSFFVTVKQGSIAVITVFGKYRRILTPGLSMKIPFIEAIYKKVSIQNRSLEMEFQATTQDQANVYFKAMLVYAVISNDEEIIKNVAFKFVDERNFMQALIRTIEGTIRGFVATKKQAEVLSLRNEIVMEVKQHIDVTLAGWGYHLIDLQLNDITFDDEIMKSMAKVVASSNLKAAAENEGQALLITKTKAAEAEGNAIKISASAEREAAQLRGQGVALFRKEVASGMAMAAKEMHDASLDSSFLLFSMWTEAIKHFAEQGKGNTIFLDGSTDSMKRTMQEIMSLNLPEEPKVKK, encoded by the coding sequence ATGGAAAACATTAGTCAGATTGTAATTTATGTATTAATCGCATTAGGTGTATTAATATTTTTCTCATTTTTTGTTACTGTAAAGCAAGGATCAATAGCTGTTATTACAGTATTTGGAAAATACAGAAGAATACTCACACCTGGATTAAGTATGAAAATTCCTTTTATTGAAGCTATTTATAAAAAAGTTTCAATTCAGAATCGTTCATTAGAAATGGAATTTCAGGCTACCACACAAGATCAGGCAAACGTATATTTTAAAGCCATGTTAGTATACGCTGTTATCAGTAATGATGAAGAAATAATAAAGAATGTTGCATTCAAGTTTGTTGATGAAAGAAATTTCATGCAGGCATTAATCAGAACAATTGAAGGTACCATTCGTGGATTTGTTGCTACAAAAAAACAAGCAGAGGTATTATCATTAAGAAATGAGATTGTTATGGAAGTAAAGCAACATATTGATGTTACTTTAGCAGGCTGGGGTTATCATCTTATTGACCTACAACTTAACGACATTACCTTTGATGATGAAATCATGAAATCAATGGCAAAAGTAGTTGCTTCATCAAATTTAAAAGCTGCTGCAGAAAACGAAGGTCAAGCATTATTAATAACAAAAACAAAAGCTGCCGAAGCCGAAGGTAATGCTATTAAAATTTCAGCATCTGCAGAAAGAGAGGCTGCACAGTTACGTGGACAAGGAGTAGCTTTATTCAGAAAAGAAGTTGCATCTGGTATGGCAATGGCTGCAAAAGAAATGCATGATGCTAGTCTTGATTCTTCTTTCTTATTGTTCTCGATGTGGACTGAAGCAATAAAACATTTTGCAGAACAAGGTAAAGGAAATACCATTTTCTTAGATGGTTCAACTGATAGCATGAAAAGAACAATGCAGGAAATAATGTCATTAAACTTGCCCGAAGAACCTAAAGTTAAAAAATAA
- a CDS encoding polysaccharide deacetylase family protein: MINFPKYNILFFVLAVPLVISSFFISYWWLWILLFFILYTIGLTLGSINVRSNFYMKVICEGDEKSNAIALTFDDGPNANNTPKVLEILKKHNIKACFFCIGKNIDANNELLAKIHSDGHIIGNHTHSHSYVFDLFSTKKMKADLQAASNSIYNVIEKRTKLFRPPYGVTNPNLARAVRNFGLISVGWSLRSLDTTANGNTDKILKRLENVKAGDIVLFHDNISEIPEILEKFIELVKSKNINFIGLDDLLKCNAYD, translated from the coding sequence ATGATTAATTTTCCTAAATATAATATTCTGTTCTTTGTTTTAGCTGTTCCATTAGTTATTTCATCCTTTTTTATTTCATACTGGTGGCTTTGGATATTATTGTTTTTTATACTTTATACAATCGGACTTACTTTAGGTTCTATTAATGTACGATCTAATTTTTACATGAAAGTAATTTGCGAAGGTGATGAGAAATCAAATGCAATTGCATTAACTTTTGACGATGGTCCAAATGCTAACAATACACCAAAGGTTTTAGAGATACTTAAAAAACATAACATAAAAGCCTGCTTTTTTTGTATAGGAAAAAATATAGATGCAAATAATGAATTACTTGCTAAAATTCATAGCGATGGTCATATAATTGGAAATCACACACATTCACACTCATATGTATTTGATTTGTTTTCAACGAAAAAAATGAAAGCAGATTTGCAGGCTGCTAGTAATTCAATTTATAATGTAATAGAAAAGAGAACAAAACTTTTCAGACCCCCGTATGGAGTTACAAATCCAAATTTAGCCAGAGCTGTCAGAAATTTCGGCTTAATTTCTGTAGGGTGGTCATTACGTTCTTTAGATACTACGGCAAATGGTAATACAGATAAGATATTAAAAAGATTGGAAAATGTAAAAGCCGGAGATATCGTTCTTTTCCATGATAATATTTCAGAAATACCGGAAATATTAGAAAAATTTATAGAACTTGTGAAATCTAAAAATATTAATTTTATAGGATTAGATGATTTGTTAAAATGTAACGCATATGATTAG
- a CDS encoding 3-oxoacyl-ACP synthase produces the protein MNEKLVISKFCKIINNKIFVNGEIVFKSESSLTFSEFIKEAYKSKEMVYPKFFKMDNLSKLGIIATEFLADELKSENVSGEEIGIIIMNSASSLDTDKNFQNTIIDKTNYFPSPAVFVYTLPNIVIGEICIKHKIFGETAFFISQEFDSDFIYSMISDLLINQGIKIVLTGWVEFLDNEYNASVCVVKNIDNSAENINGIINFTVENFKKTILD, from the coding sequence ATGAATGAGAAACTAGTCATATCAAAATTTTGTAAAATAATTAACAATAAAATATTTGTTAATGGTGAAATTGTTTTTAAATCAGAAAGCAGTTTAACTTTTTCTGAATTTATAAAAGAAGCATATAAAAGTAAAGAAATGGTTTATCCTAAATTTTTTAAAATGGATAACCTTTCAAAACTTGGAATAATTGCAACAGAGTTTTTAGCCGATGAATTAAAATCAGAAAATGTAAGTGGTGAAGAAATAGGTATAATAATAATGAATTCTGCTTCTTCACTTGATACTGATAAGAACTTTCAGAATACAATAATTGATAAGACAAATTATTTTCCAAGCCCTGCAGTATTTGTATATACATTACCAAATATTGTTATTGGAGAAATCTGCATTAAACACAAAATATTCGGGGAAACTGCTTTTTTTATTTCTCAGGAGTTTGATTCAGATTTTATCTATTCAATGATAAGCGATTTATTAATAAATCAGGGAATTAAGATTGTGTTAACCGGTTGGGTTGAGTTTCTCGATAATGAGTATAACGCTTCAGTATGTGTGGTAAAAAACATTGATAATTCAGCTGAGAATATAAACGGAATTATTAATTTTACAGTTGAGAATTTTAAAAAGACTATTTTAGATTAA
- a CDS encoding DEAD/DEAH box helicase, which translates to MQFQSLQIIEPILKSLIEEGYTTPTPIQVQAIPIVLQGTDLLGCAQTGTGKTAAFAVPILQLLSKNKQVIGKRKIRSLIVTPTRELAIQINESFKAYGRYTNLSSAVIFGGVNQNPQVKTLQGGVDILIATPGRLLDLINQKFVSLKDIEIFVLDEADRMLDMGFIHDVKKLLLLLPAKRQSLFFSATMPPEIVKLSNTILNKPEKVEVTPSATTADTVNQFVYFVDKGNKNALLMYLLEDERIKTVLVFTRTKHGADKVVKVLVKNNIKAEAIHGNKAQNARQRALANFKAQTTRVLVATDIAARGIDIDDMEFVVNYEISNIAETYVHRIGRTGRAGANGTAFSFCDAEEKVYLKDIEKLISKKIPVINDHPFPLIDNNPVKAPKQPFVRNANQQRPSTKAQNPNSKNQTTNPNKQKPNRFSGINNNRGERPNRFRN; encoded by the coding sequence ATGCAATTTCAGTCCTTACAAATTATTGAACCTATTCTTAAATCATTAATAGAAGAAGGTTACACAACCCCAACACCAATTCAAGTACAAGCTATACCTATTGTTCTTCAAGGAACCGATTTACTCGGTTGTGCACAAACTGGCACCGGAAAAACAGCAGCATTTGCTGTTCCTATATTACAACTTCTTAGTAAAAACAAACAAGTCATTGGAAAAAGAAAAATAAGAAGCCTTATTGTTACACCAACACGTGAACTTGCTATTCAAATTAACGAGAGCTTTAAAGCATACGGAAGATACACAAATTTATCCAGTGCAGTTATTTTTGGTGGAGTAAATCAAAATCCACAGGTAAAAACATTACAGGGCGGAGTTGACATATTAATAGCAACGCCAGGAAGATTGCTCGATTTAATCAATCAAAAATTTGTTTCATTAAAAGACATTGAAATATTTGTGTTAGATGAAGCAGATCGCATGCTTGACATGGGTTTTATACACGATGTTAAGAAATTATTATTATTGCTCCCTGCAAAAAGACAATCATTATTTTTCTCAGCAACTATGCCACCTGAAATTGTAAAGCTTTCTAACACTATATTAAACAAACCAGAGAAAGTAGAAGTTACCCCTTCGGCAACAACTGCAGATACAGTAAATCAATTTGTGTATTTTGTTGACAAAGGAAATAAAAATGCACTTTTAATGTATCTACTCGAAGACGAAAGAATAAAAACAGTTTTGGTTTTTACAAGAACAAAACATGGCGCAGATAAAGTTGTAAAAGTCCTTGTAAAAAATAATATTAAAGCTGAAGCAATTCATGGGAATAAAGCTCAGAATGCCAGACAACGAGCATTAGCAAATTTCAAAGCTCAAACAACAAGAGTTCTTGTAGCAACTGATATTGCCGCCCGCGGAATTGACATTGACGATATGGAATTTGTTGTAAATTATGAAATCTCAAATATTGCAGAAACCTACGTTCACAGAATTGGTAGAACTGGCAGAGCCGGAGCTAACGGCACGGCATTTTCATTTTGTGATGCTGAAGAAAAAGTATATTTAAAAGATATTGAAAAGCTGATTTCTAAAAAGATTCCTGTAATTAATGATCATCCTTTCCCATTAATTGATAATAATCCGGTAAAAGCTCCAAAACAACCATTTGTGAGAAATGCAAATCAACAAAGACCAAGTACCAAAGCACAAAACCCAAATTCAAAAAACCAAACTACTAATCCAAATAAACAAAAACCCAATAGATTTAGTGGGATTAATAATAACAGAGGTGAAAGACCTAACAGGTTCAGAAATTAA
- a CDS encoding beta-ketoacyl synthase chain length factor, with amino-acid sequence MAVYIKGINSISPVGSFDNIGNLPEIKLTENGNKYYSCIEPTAYKEIINPVLIRRMSRAMKIGIASALFCLKDAKVEMPDAIITGTGLGCVEDSDKFLVSLIENEEKMLNPTPFIQSTHNTISSQIALMLKCHGYNSTYAGRGACFETGILDALMLISDKEASTVLVGAYDELILNQIQILYRLGLFRDHNKPNNISGNIPGEGAAFFALSDKPSENDYAKLVGMSIFSSDSSLKENVSEFLKKQSIESDKINSILLGNLNQNYEEEYKGISDLFPLSNILWFKHLCGEYMTSSAFALWLAANVIKTQKLSENIILKKSNSLSPENILIINNIPGNQVSVFLLTK; translated from the coding sequence ATGGCAGTATATATTAAAGGCATAAACAGTATCTCTCCTGTCGGAAGTTTCGATAACATCGGGAATTTACCCGAAATTAAACTTACAGAGAACGGTAATAAGTATTATTCATGTATTGAGCCGACTGCATATAAAGAAATAATTAATCCTGTTCTTATTCGCCGTATGAGTCGTGCAATGAAAATAGGAATTGCCTCTGCATTATTTTGTTTAAAAGATGCAAAAGTTGAAATGCCTGATGCCATTATTACAGGAACAGGGTTAGGTTGTGTTGAGGATAGCGATAAATTTTTAGTTTCGTTGATTGAAAACGAAGAGAAAATGCTAAACCCAACTCCGTTTATACAATCAACTCATAACACTATTAGCTCACAAATTGCATTAATGCTTAAATGTCACGGATATAATAGTACCTATGCCGGACGTGGAGCTTGTTTTGAGACAGGAATATTAGATGCATTAATGTTAATTTCTGATAAAGAAGCTTCAACTGTTTTGGTAGGAGCATACGATGAATTGATTTTAAATCAGATTCAAATATTGTATAGGTTAGGTTTATTCAGAGATCATAACAAACCAAATAATATTTCAGGAAATATTCCCGGTGAAGGAGCTGCTTTTTTTGCATTATCAGATAAACCATCAGAAAACGATTATGCAAAATTAGTAGGAATGTCAATATTTAGCAGTGATAGTTCTTTAAAGGAAAATGTTTCTGAGTTTCTTAAAAAACAATCTATAGAATCCGACAAAATCAATTCTATATTGTTAGGAAATCTTAATCAAAATTACGAAGAAGAATATAAAGGAATATCCGACTTGTTTCCTTTGTCGAATATTTTATGGTTTAAACATTTGTGTGGAGAGTATATGACTTCTTCAGCTTTTGCTTTGTGGCTGGCAGCTAATGTAATAAAAACGCAGAAATTATCTGAAAATATTATTCTTAAGAAATCAAATTCTTTATCTCCCGAAAATATTTTAATAATTAATAATATTCCGGGAAATCAGGTGAGTGTGTTTTTATTGACAAAATAA
- a CDS encoding peptidylprolyl isomerase: MKKAEIHTEKGVMYVEFYEKDAPNTVKNFCDLAKKGFYNGLTFHRVIPNFVIQGGCPQGTGVGGPGYKIKCELNGDNQYHDRGVLSMAHAGRDTGGSQFFVCHSRENTAHLDRNHTCFGKVVKGVEVIDAIEADDSIEKIIIIEE; this comes from the coding sequence ATGAAAAAAGCAGAAATACATACAGAAAAAGGGGTAATGTACGTTGAGTTTTATGAAAAAGATGCTCCAAATACAGTAAAAAACTTTTGCGATTTAGCTAAAAAGGGATTTTATAACGGCTTAACTTTTCATAGAGTTATTCCAAATTTTGTAATTCAAGGTGGTTGTCCACAAGGTACAGGTGTTGGTGGACCGGGTTATAAAATTAAATGCGAATTAAACGGTGATAACCAATATCACGATCGCGGAGTTTTATCGATGGCTCATGCAGGTAGAGATACAGGTGGTTCTCAATTTTTTGTATGCCACAGTAGAGAAAATACAGCACATTTAGATCGTAACCATACATGTTTTGGTAAAGTTGTTAAAGGAGTTGAGGTTATTGATGCAATTGAAGCTGATGACTCGATTGAAAAAATTATTATTATCGAAGAATAG
- a CDS encoding beta-ketoacyl synthase yields MKEAYFIADNIISSLGFNTLENLTAIEKQISGILFIEKSDLSSQPFYASAIDTERLNNEFKKISDGVSYTRFEKLCILSVTDALKNTEIDVKSDDTLFILSTTKGNVDLLDGSCCPEIPRNRSFLWNAAHQIQNYFKFKNTPIVVSNACISGVVAIITAARLIEQGKYKNIIVCGADILTNFVISGFQSFLALSALPCKPFDLNRTGLSLGEGCGTVIMSDKLYNNENNIVYCGGSVSNDANHISGPSRTGEGLYIAMKKAIEQSKSKLKTEPGFISVHGTATPFNDEMEAIAFNRMQFSEIPLVGLKGYFGHTLGAAGIIESIAAIHSIKTGKLHATIGFESSGVTVPVNVNSKTTEKQIDSCLKVASGFGGCNAAAVFSRK; encoded by the coding sequence ATGAAAGAGGCTTACTTCATTGCAGATAATATAATTTCTTCGTTAGGTTTTAATACTCTCGAAAACCTTACTGCAATTGAAAAACAAATTTCAGGAATTTTATTTATTGAAAAGAGTGATTTATCTTCCCAGCCATTTTATGCATCAGCCATAGATACAGAAAGATTAAATAATGAATTTAAGAAAATCTCAGATGGTGTTAGTTATACTAGATTTGAGAAATTGTGCATATTGTCAGTAACAGATGCATTAAAGAATACTGAAATTGATGTAAAATCAGATGATACACTTTTTATACTTTCTACAACAAAAGGTAATGTTGATTTATTAGATGGAAGTTGTTGCCCAGAGATTCCACGTAACAGATCATTCTTGTGGAATGCTGCACATCAGATTCAGAACTATTTTAAGTTTAAAAATACTCCAATTGTAGTTTCAAATGCATGTATATCCGGAGTTGTTGCAATTATAACTGCTGCCAGATTAATTGAGCAGGGGAAATATAAAAATATTATAGTTTGTGGTGCAGATATTTTAACCAACTTTGTTATTTCAGGCTTTCAGTCATTTCTTGCTTTAAGTGCATTGCCATGTAAACCATTTGATTTAAATCGTACAGGGTTAAGTTTGGGCGAGGGATGCGGAACTGTTATAATGTCAGATAAGCTATATAACAACGAGAATAATATTGTTTATTGCGGAGGCTCAGTTAGCAATGATGCAAATCATATTTCAGGTCCATCACGCACAGGCGAAGGTCTTTATATTGCAATGAAAAAAGCGATAGAACAATCAAAAAGTAAACTTAAAACGGAACCCGGATTTATTTCTGTTCATGGAACCGCAACACCGTTCAATGATGAAATGGAAGCTATAGCTTTTAACAGAATGCAGTTTTCTGAAATACCACTAGTCGGATTGAAAGGATATTTTGGACACACACTTGGTGCTGCTGGTATTATTGAATCAATAGCTGCAATACATTCAATTAAAACAGGAAAACTTCATGCAACAATTGGTTTTGAAAGCTCAGGAGTTACTGTTCCAGTAAATGTAAATTCAAAAACAACAGAAAAACAAATAGATTCCTGTTTAAAAGTAGCGTCGGGTTTTGGTGGGTGTAATGCAGCAGCAGTATTTTCAAGAAAATGA